The genome window CTCTAGATGCACTTGAAGACACTTTAGCTACTCGTTGTGTCACGCTTTCAGCAATGCCAGAAGTGATTCGTCAGCACACGCTCTTTCACTGGTGGAAGGAGACCTAAAATAGTGCCACTCTACCAATCGGATTTCGTATAAGACAAGGTTTCCTCTGTCTACTTAGCTCAATCCTTTGCTACCCCCAACTTCTGCACCTGTACACCATCCCTAACCTCGATAACATGTGCTACAAAAACCATTGAGCGATCGAACTACCATTCTTCAGTCCGTTCCAGCGCTGGGCGATCCCACGCACCAAAATTGGCAGCCGCCTCATAGCTGCTCTGCAAAAACTCAAGCAGTGCCAAATCAGGTGATGCCGATTGTCGAACATCGTCATAGGGAAGGATGAACTCTCCAAGTTCCGAATTGTAAGCCGCACCGCCAGGACTAACCTTCGCTGTAGAAAACCCTTCCGGCGCAGGGTACGCATAGGCATAAAAAACGGGTTCTGGCATTTGGTCACTTCCTGGCCAGAATCCACAACTGCTGACTTCGTGAGAATATGCCTCGCGCACAACCCAGTCTGGCAGATGAGGAACTCCACCGGGGTGTTCTGGTGCTCTCCGTCCTGAAAAGCGAGTGACAGCTAGGTCGAAGCTTCCCCAGAAAAAATGCACGGGGCTGCACTTACCAATAAAGCGAGATCGGAACTGCTTGAATACTCGATCGGACTGAGCCAATGTCTGCCAGAATCGGTTTGCCTGATCAGGCTCATAAGTCCTATGCTCATAATCTTGCTCAAATGGGATTGCGTTTACGACTTCGTTTGGTGTTGTGTGAATCTTCACGTTAAGGCGTAACTCAGCCAATTTTGCAAACAGCTCTTGATAAAATTCAGCGACCGGGCGCGACGCAAGGGATATTTCCTTCACTTCACCGCTGCTGGTCTGGATCAAGAGTTTGTGATCAATGAAATCAAAATCAATCTGAAACGATCGAGTCTCATAGGGGATTGGTGAGGTTGTGAGTCCGCGAGAAGTGACGTAAAGGGGTGTGTGCCAGGAGTGATTAGTCCAGGAAGTCTGCACCAGTCTGATTTTGCCAACAATCTGTGTCCACATATGGAGTGTCTCATAGGTGTCTTTCCACTCCCGAAAAGGCAGGGTCGGCCATGAGCCAGCATTGATAGTGATGTTTGAAGGACTTAAATCAACCATAGTTTCCTCCGTTTATCATCAAGCCGCGCAATGACTGCGCTCAGCAGATGAGATAGTTATTGAACTAATTAAAGGATTTTTCCTTGTACTGCAACTGCAACACAATTTGTCAGTCCAGCTCTAAAGCTTCCTGAATTGAAAACTTGATTCAGTCAAACTAAAAACAATTGCAACCAATATATATCATGGCTGCAATCGTAATTAGGATTCAATTTTAGTATGGGCAGTGAGGGACTCGAACCCGCGACATCCTGCTTGTAAGACAAAATTTCACCCCTCTTAGAGCCTAGCTTTCGAGCATTCTCAAAGCAACATTCCTTAAAAATTCCTTAATTTCTGAATGGAGTATCTTCAGCCTGCTCTTGATACTTCTACGCTTTGAAAGCAATAAGCAATTATGCTTACAATGCTATGAACCTATCCAGAGGGGCTTGGTTCTGCTCAAAGCACAACTCATCTATTCCCCAAATTTTGTTTTGTCGGAGCGCGAAGACATTAAGAGAAGCGATCGTCCTTAGCAAGATCGAATCAACCCACTCATATTGCTACATGCCAGAGTGATCAGCAGCTGAGATTTTAGATTGCAGACTTCGAATAAATTCCCGAATCACATCTGACTGCGATCGTTCAGTCTGAGCGCAGTAGCGTCTCAACAAGTCCATTTCAGCTTGGGGCAGTCGAACATTCAAATGCTCTGGATTTCGCTTTCCTATTCTTGGCATGAGTAACCAGGGGTGAGTTACGCTATGGGCTAGGCTAATACCCTATTCTGCACTGTCAATTCTTACTTCAACGCTGCCTTCATCGATCAGAGTACCTCTCGTTCAGATTTGCCCACAACGTTAGCTCATCAACAACCCTAACTTCCAGTCAGGTCGTGGAATCTCAAGGCAATCGCTCTCATCCTAACCTCCAGCAATCATTAAACCCGGACAATTTGGCTCTAGCGAACGGTCGTGCTGCTTCTGGGGCAAGCGCTGCCTCTTCAACTGCTCACATAACTCAATACGTTCAGGGCGATCGGAATCAAGTGATCGGTTCGGTATCCGGTGGCAATGTTTTTGGCAATGTCGAGAACCTGAACCAGTATATTCAGCAAGCACCACCCCGATTTCTCTCAAAGCATCAGCTTCCACCTGATATTGCGGATTTTACTGGACGCACCCAAGAACAAGAGAGGTTGCT of Trichocoleus sp. contains these proteins:
- a CDS encoding DUF5996 family protein, whose product is MVDLSPSNITINAGSWPTLPFREWKDTYETLHMWTQIVGKIRLVQTSWTNHSWHTPLYVTSRGLTTSPIPYETRSFQIDFDFIDHKLLIQTSSGEVKEISLASRPVAEFYQELFAKLAELRLNVKIHTTPNEVVNAIPFEQDYEHRTYEPDQANRFWQTLAQSDRVFKQFRSRFIGKCSPVHFFWGSFDLAVTRFSGRRAPEHPGGVPHLPDWVVREAYSHEVSSCGFWPGSDQMPEPVFYAYAYPAPEGFSTAKVSPGGAAYNSELGEFILPYDDVRQSASPDLALLEFLQSSYEAAANFGAWDRPALERTEEW
- a CDS encoding ribbon-helix-helix protein, CopG family, which codes for MPRIGKRNPEHLNVRLPQAEMDLLRRYCAQTERSQSDVIREFIRSLQSKISAADHSGM